In Labrus mixtus chromosome 22, fLabMix1.1, whole genome shotgun sequence, the genomic window GGTGTGTAAGAAGCACAACAAGGTGTTTGAGCTCTTCTGTCACAGGGaccaagtgtgtgtttgttccatGTGCTTGAAAGACGACCATGCCGTGCACAAAGCTGTCCCGTTAGAGCGTGAGATCGCAGAGAGGAAGGCCCATCTGGATGATGTTGCAGCAGAGATAAAGACGTTGGAAAACGTTAAATCCAGGAGCGTTGAAAAAGTCAAATGCAAAGAGGAACAGAGCAAGAAACAGTCACAGAAAGAGATGGACGACATTGATGAGGTTTTCACTgatctgattctctctctgcgAAGAAGACAGTTTGAGCTGGTTGAGTTGatcaaagagaaacaggaagaagcAGAGAAGCAGGCTAAAGGCAACCTGACAAAGTTGAAGCAGGAAATCGCTCTGTTGAGGAAGAGAAGATTTGAAATAGAGGAGCTTTTACAAACAAAGGATGACCTCCAACTCCTGCAGAGCTGTCCTTCTCTGTACTTCCCTGTAGAACACGGCAACAAATTTGACCCCATCTGCCTCTTGAAGGCTTCATTATCGCTCCCAATCTCTGACATCAGTCGACAGAGTTACGCAGCGGTGGTAAGAAAAGCTGTGGCTCAGGTGGAGAAGTCATTTAGCAATGAGATGGAGACGCTTATACATGAGGTCAGGTTATCTGATGGCTCTGAAGTGATAGAGCCGTGTGGTGCCGCTGAAAAGCCAGTGTCGGATAGGTTCATTAAAGAAGTGTGGAATCCGCCTCAGGACAAGCTGATGATGATCCAACAGTGCAACGCAGTGGATGTGACTATGGATGCCTACACAGCCCATTCAAGTCTTGTGGTTTCAGGGAATGGAAAACAACTGAGAGCTCGTGATGGCCAATTGCATTTACATGCTTTATTTGGGCACAGATTTCGGTATTATAAATGTGTTCTTGGGGAAGATGGCTTTTCATCCGGAAGGTTCTATTTTGAGGTCAGGGTCCCGGGTTCTTGCTGCTGGATCTTGGGAGTGGTCAAAGAGTCCTTTGATAGGGAGTTGATGTATATCCCCGGCCCTGAGAAGGGTTATTGGACATTTGAAGGATTCAACACCCTGTTCCAGACAGTTGGTGTGTTTGTCGATCATGAAAAGGGAGAGGTCTCCTTCTACGACGTGGACACCAGGACACAGTTCTACTCCTACACAGGATGTAACTTCACAGAGACAACGCCAGCACTCAAAACGTTTCTCTATTCCATGGCTGGTACTCATGTAAGCAGCAGATTAAAGCTCTTTCCTTGTTTAGGTATTATAGGAGGGTTACCTAATGACGTACTTGAAATCATTCCTGTGACCCACTAAGTGAAGGTTTGAGAAGATCTGAAAACGCTTTGTCCTTCCAGAAGTCCAAAGCTGAACTTTTGTATGAGCCATTACCAAGTATCAATACATTCCAGCACAATTCCTTAAAGATAAAGGATACAAATGATTATGGACACCTTTAACAACAATATCCTGCTCATAATGGTCAGCTAAAAAATAATAGAACCACTGccatgtgttttcatttgttttgctatttcatttcaaagcttTATCGAGCTGGGACGGCTTTGTTGAGCTGGGTTTCCTGGTCTAAAGGATTTGAATCATACATGAAAAAGTCTGTACCATATCAAGCTTTTCTAATGGGATGGAAACACCTCGATATAAGATGTTGGATTCAGTTTGTTGCTTCACATTGAGCTTTTCTGAGCTCTCATTTAATACTTCAGCGCTCTGTTATAGTATTCATGCACACATGTTTTAgtaatacagtatatatatccTGCAGCAAACAAGATAATCAAGAGTACACTAAATCTCAGTGTAATATTTATACATGTTTCTTAGCTCGTTGTTTCACAGCCGTAATGCACAAACAGTGATGCAGGAAACATAATTTACTTGACAGTTCATGTTCTTGTTCATGGCGTTAATTTGATCCTTTTCATATATTGCAAAACTTGTATATGACCAGAAGATGGCAGCATTGCTTAACAATATGTCGTTTTTTGGcttgtattttgttttacatttgttggtctgttaaaatatatttactttttcatgaatattttcatattttttcagtCTTCTTAgagattttctctcattttacaGAACAAATGATTTTGTTATTACAAAGTCTGTGTAGCTTTAATATCGAAGTTGGCAGTGCAAAAAACCCTTCATTATCTGTCCTTATGCAAGTGCCTGTAACCTTTTTCATTAGTGACTTCtgtcaatataaatatacaatTGAGTCCATATGATCTGTATTTGTTCTTCAAAcaatttcactctctttttagaATGGTTATACTTATTTGTGCTTATCTGCCATGATTCTAACAGAAGGGCATTTCAACTGCGAGTGTTTGTTAAACTGTATGCAACTCATGTAGATTatataacacaaacaaataaaaatgcatatCCATAAAACCATCTTCTCTGATATTTACAATAATTGGGTTACGTTGCGGAAAAAACAAGGGCACCTTCAGTGATTCTTTACAATTATAAACTacataaaagaaaagttttcaCTGATCAGTTTAGAGATGTTTCAGAAGAGAGCGCTGGTCCACCACACATGGAGTGTTTCTCTCAAGGGGAACTTTAGCCTGCTCTATTTATACCTCAGCTGTCTGACTGCATGGCGCCCAGGGAActgtgacactgtgtgtgtgtgtgtgtgtgtgtgtgtgtgtgtgattggtaATTGTCCATTGGAAAGATTTCTTTAGGATGATGTGTAAGAGAGGCAGACAGGGGAACGGACCTGGGAGGTCGGGTGAGCAGTTACAAAATATTCCACATATTCAGTCAAATATACAGTAAGGAGGTCATCCAGCAGACAGACATCGACTCTAACAAGCTATATGTCCAATCTATGGATGCAGCAAGAACTTGTATGCATCATTCCACAGAAATGAGGAATTCTCTCTACAGGAAAGTTAGGACATTTAGATGTTTTCATAATAGATGTAACATTACaacaaattataaaaatatGATACTGGCTTGAGGCTAAAAATGACTCAAAGGTAGTGAAATATTCACTTATGTTTAAGAAAAATCAAAAGATATCTGAATGATAACTTTGTACAACATTGTAACTGATGGATGCCAATGGTGTTGTTATTACTCTCCGAGCATAAATTCATAGACACAAACTGGAAGAGACAAATCAAGAAAGTGTTGATGTGAGCTGTAAAATATgtgtaaaacatttgtttgtgtttcatggtTGATTTAGGCTAAATTACTGGATCTCTCCGTGCTTCCGGTACTTGTACATAGCACATTTAATTCATGCCACTACTTTATAATTGTACTCCACGACATAGAGATAATACTTTTCACTATTTATTTAACAGATAGCTACGGAAGcgtattgcattcatgtggGGAATTATTTATTTGCCTGGTTTCTTGTTATTACGAGATATTTATCTCGTATAACCAGATAAAGATCTTGTTATAACGAGAaaagacacacataacaaagaCTAAAAAGATACGAGAGGGTTAGTTTGAAGTTTGCATTGTGgcaggcagaggaggggggaagtTCAAAAGGCAACAATGACCAGGgttatt contains:
- the LOC132956644 gene encoding E3 ubiquitin-protein ligase TRIM39-like, giving the protein MASASSLAFEEQLLCSICLHEFTEPVSTPCGHNYCKACITGYWASNDLTECPLCKKQFYNRPQLQVNTEFRDMAERFNNMRLRGKDNTLAKPGEVPCDICPWPKFKAQKTCLLCLSSYCQFHLELHQGVTAHMKHQLIDPVSNLGDRVCKKHNKVFELFCHRDQVCVCSMCLKDDHAVHKAVPLEREIAERKAHLDDVAAEIKTLENVKSRSVEKVKCKEEQSKKQSQKEMDDIDEVFTDLILSLRRRQFELVELIKEKQEEAEKQAKGNLTKLKQEIALLRKRRFEIEELLQTKDDLQLLQSCPSLYFPVEHGNKFDPICLLKASLSLPISDISRQSYAAVVRKAVAQVEKSFSNEMETLIHEVRLSDGSEVIEPCGAAEKPVSDRFIKEVWNPPQDKLMMIQQCNAVDVTMDAYTAHSSLVVSGNGKQLRARDGQLHLHALFGHRFRYYKCVLGEDGFSSGRFYFEVRVPGSCCWILGVVKESFDRELMYIPGPEKGYWTFEGFNTLFQTVGVFVDHEKGEVSFYDVDTRTQFYSYTGCNFTETTPALKTFLYSMAGTHVSSRLKLFPCLGIIGGLPNDVLEIIPVTH